One window from the genome of Dermacentor silvarum isolate Dsil-2018 chromosome 7, BIME_Dsil_1.4, whole genome shotgun sequence encodes:
- the LOC119457990 gene encoding LOW QUALITY PROTEIN: alpha-ketoglutarate-dependent dioxygenase alkB homolog 6-like (The sequence of the model RefSeq protein was modified relative to this genomic sequence to represent the inferred CDS: deleted 1 base in 1 codon) — MAAPMCCSAGDLDKFRIASLPDNVYYVPNFITDIEEKYLYDKVYDAPKPKWVQLAHRRLQNWGGLPHPKGMVSEALPQWLKDISTKVASLGVFGEKLPNHVLVNEYKPGEGILPHEDGPLYYPVVTNITLNSSTVIDFYKPRKSTTCEVTDNAEDTEKNSYIGSLLLEQRSLLITSGVMYTDYLHGIEARMEDVIDNSIKNINACSVKQGAVLQRGTRVSLTIRVVPKVLRANVLQALFKK, encoded by the exons atggcagcgcccatgtgCTGCTCGGCTGGTGATCTGGACAAATTTCGAATAGCGTCG CTGCCTGACAACGTCTACTACGTTCCGAATTTCATCACAGATATTGAAGAGAAATACCTCTATGACAAAGTCTACGATGCACCCAAGCCAAAGTGGGTCCAACTCGCGCACAGACGGCTCCAGAACTGGG GTGGACTGCCCCATCCCAAAGGCATGGTTTCGGAAGCTCTGCCGCAA TGGCTGAAGGACATATCTACCAAAGTGGCTAGCTTGGGAGTCTTTGGCGAGAAGTTGCCCAATCATGTCCTTGTCAATGAGTACAAGCCTGGCGAAGGAATCTTG CCTCACGAAGATGGCCCACTGTACTATCCAGTGGTGACCAACATCACCCTGAATTCGAGCACCGTCATCGATTTCTACAAGCCAAGAAAAAGCACCACCTGCGAAGTAACTGACAATGCAGAG GACACAGAGAAGAATTCCTACATAGGCTCGCTTCTGCTGGAGCAGCGGAGCCTCTTGATAACAAGCGGCGTGATGTACACCGATTACCTCCACGGCATTGAGGCCAGGATGGAAGATGTCATCGACAATTCCATCAAGAACATCAATGCCTGTTCCGTGAAACAGGGAGCAGTGCTACAGAGGGGCACAAGA GTATCCCTCACCATACGAGTTGTTCCAAAAGTGCTCCGTGCGAATGTGCTCCAAGCACTGTTCAAGAAGTGA
- the LOC119457991 gene encoding uncharacterized protein LOC119457991 yields MTHWLVHPLRGWLAFLSLTNLGTGLRCLWEDNFLQQRIFTKLKCADGIPGCPEVERMFGFWSIFNALLFMHCSLFIEEPPVFSMTVCSLALYLGYFGNELIMHRSISNGGAAFFPIFLSALTMTWLLVAWKFIRAPRRDDDADENEQLAERLSLHSLRRQRRSKHS; encoded by the exons ATGACGCATTGGCTGGTGCATCCTCTGCGCGGCTGGCTGGCGTTCTTGTCGCTCACAAATTTGGGCACCGGTCTTCGATGCCTCTGGGAGGATAACTTCCTGCAGCAAAGGATCTTCACCAAGCTGAAATGCGCTGACG GCATCCCAGGATGTCCAGAAGTGGAGAGAATGTTCGGCTTCTGGTCGATATTCAACGCCCTGCTGTTTATGCATTGCAGCCTTTTTATCGAAGAGCCACC TGTCTTCTCCATGACCGTGTGCTCTCTGGCGCTCTACCTCGGCTACTTCGGCAACGAATTGATCATGCATCGATCCATATCCAATGGAGGAGCGGCTTTCTTCCCCATCTTCTTGAGCG CACTCACGATGACCTGGCTGCTGGTCGCCTGGAAGTTTATCCGGGCCCCCCGTCGGGACGATGACGCTGACGAGAACGAGCAGCTGGCCGAGCGCCTATCCCTCCACAGCTTGCGGAGGCAGAGGAGAAGCAAGCACTCCTGA